The DNA sequence TAATCCCTGAATCGTACTTATCAACATGCCAAGTTCTGAGAAACCattacatgcaaaaaaaaaaacactaattaaCGGTGCATTTAATCTACAACAAGTGTTCCACTTCGCTGCGGTTTTCTCAGATACGCGCATTCGAATGATACATTCGTATGGGCACTACTGCAAGCTCAGCGAAGCCGACTGTCCAGTGCCTCTCCAGATTAATTCTTACACCGTCTTTCTTTCACGTTTTTTTCGATCTGTTTTTGCGCCCCCTCTGTGCCAGTGCCCGTGGTGGGGATCTATCTCGTCATGCCCTCGGTGCGGCCTTGCGGTTGGTCCAGAAGTGGATAGGATGCGAACTTCCCTTGACGGTTCGCAAAATAAAAGACCGACAGTCAGCGTAACACGAGTGAACACCAGCGCATGCAGAGCGAAAACGAGAGAATGCCGTCCGCTCTCGTTCACGAACCGTTTACACCAGGGAGAATTCTCTTTCGCTGATGTTCACTGTTTTGTAAACCAGGATTAATAACAGTTGATCACATACCCCAATTATTTTCACAGTGTAGCAAAAAAATTATGCACAAATGATGACATATTTAACCAGCCGACCTCATTAGCATACCATTCAATATTTTGTGCGTTATATTCCGGGAAACACAATGCAGGTCCACATATTTATATTAGGTAACACATTCTCATAAATACTGCAGCTTAACTTTTGATAAATACACGAAATAAAAAACGCTGACAGTAATCAACGTCGATCAATATTTGAAATTATTCGCCAAAGGTGCTGTTGTGCTGCCCCCTGCAGTAGTAGGAACTAGAAACTGCGATCATAGCTTCGACAAGCGGTTCCGTCAATTTTGTGTGGTGTTAATTGAGCCCATCCTTTAAATATTTGTTTCTGcgtgaaaaatattttgtgtgtgcaCTGGTAAATATATAATGTTATAATGAAcatgttttaattttgaaattcaACTGTTTTGACCTAAAATGCAGACGCAACCGAACGTTTGACAGTTTACTGAGAGTTTGTTAGTGGGAAAAAAAGCAGGTCGTTAACAAGAGTGAGATGTAAATAGAAGCAGTACAAAAAAATTAATCATGAAATGACACTGGAAGATAATATTTTGCAATATAAGAATCCGGATATCTTAACTAGAATGTTTCTTTTGATTATCATGATTTCTGTGTTTGTGCGCGAATCCGTGCAGACAGTGAAATATTCATATGGAATGAACAGTGTTAATAGATTGCAAGCGATAAGTCGTTGGGGTTGTCTTGTTTTCGGGCAGTAATTTTCGGAGACTTACGAATAACGCATTCACTGTTTGTAAACATTGTGAACAACTGTGAATTTTTGGATGAATGCCAAGCCGCTATTTATATAATTTTCTCAAAAAATTCATTAACGACAAATTCCTTGACGTTTCTATTATCAGAAGAAGCAACCAATTCATTGGAAGTTTTTGAATCTCTGTCAGTgtctagcagcagtagtagtagtagtagtagtagtagtagcagcgttGTAAGACCATTGCACGAGATTTCATGGTTCTTGTGATAAACGTAATACGAGGATGGTAATTATTCCTTATTATACCTGTGCACAAGCAATATTGTGCAAGGGGGTGGGGAGACATTTTAATCATGTCAGACAAATTTTATGTACAAAATTGGTCACATGTTGAATATGATTTGTAGACAGTTTGTGCGTTCGGTATTTAATTCTTTTTACACTGAAGTCACCTCAACACTTCTTTTATTGTCAAGGTTGATATAACAAGCTAACTGGCAAGTTGCACTTCTGCACTATCAAGTGTGGATAGTGTGCTGCTGGTTATTGGCACTGGAAGTGACTGTTCTTGAGCAGCCTCCACCAGTAATCCAACCAGGACAACAGTGCCACCTTCACGACATACTGTAATTATGCCTCAGTTGGGTACACAAACAAAGAATACGACGCCTGCAACAGAAGAATCGGGCCAGGTATTGAAGTGGCATTGATTACACTCACTATGATAGTGccttttaatattcatttgtaaaaacaaacaaacactgtgGATGCTATGTTATTAGTTCAAATAACATTTAATCTAAGTTATTTGGGAATAACTGTTTTTGCTGGTGCCTGAAGCACCGTAATGCAATGCTTAAGGTGTGCACTAACATGAGGATTGAAGTGAGATATTTTCACTTGACCTATAGACCATCTTGCTGTAAATCTACTGTTGCTTTACTTAGAAAATTCACTCAGTACAAAACAGGATTTAAATTGGCCAGTAACGTGGAGTGCAAGGGAAagacaataaataaaacaaaaagtgggtacttttaataaagatatttcaaactacttaagttcttcatataagttACCATTTTGGTGATGAAAATGTTAAAGTATGTTGATGTTCCCCACCATTGCCATTTGGAATAAAATTGTGTGGCTCTATTATGTGCATCTTCATAATCTCTGTAGATAACAATGAACAACTAAGGATACTGACAACAGTCCCACAGTACATTTACCTGCTAATGAAGTTGACCATTAATAGTGATTTCCAATTTTAAAACAGCATCgccatttcactgtaaataagtcACATAAATGAGCAACACGTAACAATATATATACATTGAAGAAAAATGTGTTTTGTGAATAAGTTTACAGGTTGCTCTTAATAAGATGATGATCCATGGAATATTTAAATAGGTAGTTTAAATGACCAGTACTttaaaacacacattttcttcaAATTGTAACTGATAACAAGTCTCCAAGCCCCAGTCTTTGGTTAGGGTTTTGTTAGCCTCCTTATAAATATAGCCACCACAGCCAATGTTCATTATAGTGAAATTAGAGGACATATTCAAAGtcttgaaaacaaaaaaaacaaaaacaactaaAACAGCATGTGCGCTATGAACAGACTAGCAGTCACTGGCAGACTAAACGTTGTTATTATTTGCTGCAGACTGGACAAGTGTGTGTTCATGCAAAACATGGATGTACGTATGTATTTATGAGCAAGTATTGTGTTAACTCAAAAATTACGTATTTGATTTTTCTGAAATTAACTAATGATCGATATTTGCACACTGTCCAAAACGTATACAGGGATAGTGTAGTTAATTATGATTCTGGTATGTGTAAGATGTTATACTTGACAGTAAATTAATGGACAAGATTGCacatttccaaaaacaacatgttGAAGAGAACTTTAAGCAAGGTGTTTGCAATGAAACATTTTCTCCTTTAACTAGAAACACAAGTAGATGGTAAAGAGATTATTATAACCAAGTCTTAAAAGTTCATTTTGCATtggaaatattataaaaatggattgaAATTAACTTCGAATGTTTCTAGAATAGGCTGTATTTTTCCTTGTATTATCAGAAATGTAGGCATGTAAGTAATACGATTAGAGAACTATTAATGGAGGAAATTACATTGAGGCAGATTAGAGAACAGTCAGCTTGAAACTTACAAGAGTCATAGCTGATATATTTTCTCAAACTTAGTAGTGGCCTTGTAAATAATTGACATCATAATAGATTTCCATATTTAAAGTATTAGTATTGTGTGTGGAAAAGTGCTTTTACAAATATCAAAAGCTACTTCTGTACTGTGTCAAAAAAGACTGAGAATGTTGCACTGCACATGGAAGATTACTTCTGTACTGGACCAGTTGCAGGCACATAATGAGTTTCAGAATGGTTTGAAATATTTTAGCTAACAAAGTAAAACAACATTTTAGGgcaatgttttcagaaattttgattCTGGAAGACCACTTTTTGGTCATGTCATTTTAGTGTTGCCCTAAAACTGTACTGACATTTGACAAGCTTCTATGTAACTACACTTTGATTTGCGGCAAGAGAAAGGATGTTGGATGTACATaatggataataataataaatattatagcATCCTTTGTATATCTTCCTGGTAACTTGTTTCTGTCAAATAGTGCTTACAGTACAAAATTCACTTTCAGTTAGACGGAGTAGATAACCACCTGGTCTGTAACATTGTATGACCACCTACTCATGACAGTATGTTCATTGTGCTgggaattattattaaaattaccaGAAATGTTGTGATATATTGTCCCAGCCTTTTTGTAACACTGTCAAGAACTAAGAGTTTGTTTGAACGgactattaaaaataaatttttctagaaTGCCAACTTGGCGCAGTTTCTCAGAATTGATTGTGTGATGTGCTAACTTTAAAAGCTACTGCTACGTCAGTAAAAAGTTAATAGTGTAAATTACATTTCAGTAATGTTATGATATGGTATTTAATAACTTATTATCTCATTAGTGAAAGTCACTTTGAACTTCTTTCATGTAGTTACaagcaagaaaagtcagtcatgGGTTATTCAAAATAACTTTGTTAAATGAAATAATTGGATAAAGTTGTCAAATTGGAAAGTTTACTGCATATAGTGATTTGTTTTCGGACAGAGGTGAGATGTGTCATCATCTCTACAATCATTGTCACCTTGAAATTGTACACTTCCTGTTAAAGTATCACCTGTATTCTCACtttcatttctctgttttggccATTGGATCTGAACAAACAAAGCTCCTCAACAAGGTATCTATTCAGTCTCATGAATACCTAAACTAGCCCGAGCTGGTGTTTTGGTCCCTCCATTACAATTTGCCTCAGTCATGAAACACAGCAACATTACATTTTATATGAGAAGTATATCAGGTTGTTCTGACTACCTTAGGGAAACAATGCTGTGTAGCCTAATGGGGCAGTAAACCAAAATAGATTATTTGGAAATTGCCGTGGCtattgagaaatattttttatgtcaGTTTGTACACACAGATCAGCATGAAGATGATTGTAATCAATTGAATTGAATGAtccaataaaacaaaaacaaattatagTGCCCAAAAACAGATATAAAGTCTACTATTTTTAAACACTGAATGACTGTACCCTTCATAGTGACAATGACACGCTTCATCGAAATAAAGATTTTCattataaaataagtaaaaaaaagtgacagaaaaacacataaaataaaatagttaCATGTTGATGTTTCACAGGTAATTAAATCTCTGTGTGGCTAGAGTTAGGTAAGGAGAGAAGTGTGCTAACTGCCCCTCTGTGTTGCATCAGAATGACTACATATGACAGAGGATGACTTGGTGACTGTCTAGCTTTGTGTGGTCTTCAGGGCATGATcactgagtttagttttagttgttTAGAGTTTCAAATGTTGACTTCGCATTTGCTGAATCTGCCGTGATAAATTTATGGATTAGATGAAATGAAGGTTACTTCTAAGACAGACCACACTGGTCTCCAATCAGTAATATGTTTGTAGTATGCTTGAGTTACTGCTCTTTgccaaaggtgtgtgtgtgtgtgtgtgtgtgtgtgtgtgtgtgtgtgtgtgtgtgtgtgtgtgtgtgagagagagagagagagagagagagagagagagagagagagagagagagagagagagagtgagtgagtgagtgagtagaCATTATAAGACCATCATAACCttgctccacaaaaattttgagttTTACACCATTACAGTTACAGATTTTAGAGTATTGGTACTGGCTTCCATTTTCCTACTGTATGTTACTACATtcacttattttacattttttgttgccGTTTTGGgtctcatatcaactgcattttgatttctttattttaagcttgtcatttacatttatttttgagtGGATATTGTGCTCTTATGTTGCATTATGTGCAAACATTCTTTGTAGTTCCTAAATGTGGTGCATGAAGAGCCATTTTATTCACATCGGTTGACCGTAAATGTGACTTTTATCACTGTGCTTAAATAGAATTTTTATTTGCCATAACTGATAGACAGGTCATTGCAGATGAAGTTCATATTCCACGAGGACTGGCCAAGGATTCAGCCATGGCTTCACATCAGGAAATATTCTACCTGTCATATGCAAAAATTGTTTATGAAAACGTCCAATTGTGACAACAAATATAATGCATGATGAGAGAGCTGAGGATAATGCAATAGCATGTGGGCTATTCACTTTATTCCATCACATGAAGATAGATGTACATTTGATTGGTTTACCCCACAAAACAAATGTAAGAACAGGTttatgatgaaaaataaataactGCACCAAGGAATGTAGCATAAATTTTTTGGAATATTAACTAAGACATAACTTTCTATGTAATTTGTAAAAGTGCCCCAGTTATTGAGCAGATATAATAGACTTTTCAAGTGTGTGTGTAACAAAACAGAGATTCGTTTGTCATACTAGCTGTTATTTTCCACATTTTACATTGatattttgatgatttgctgaggCATAAAATTACCTAACAAATTCTGTTCATAAAATTCTTTGTATAAATTGATATGTGATGCATGTTTCCTCTTGTTTCATAAAACAATCTTTTCTTTGATAATAGAGGACAATCAACATAAGTAATTAGAAAAAATTTATCAACAAGAGCCTTCTTATAAATTCCTTTAATTTAGTAACCACAGGCTTTACAAATATAAAGGAAGCAATTTATTGATAACATGCTACATGTATTTAGAATAAGGATTCATTTTGCTGTCTGCGTTGTAATTTTCTGTCGTGGCCTAGTGAAAGAAAACTTACCACCTTTCAAGAAACATATAATTCTAGTAATTATAGAACAGCAATCACTTTAAAAATGGAGCCATAGCCAATGAATAGGTAAACAGAGAAGTCCAAATAGCAAACCTCGTGTACTAATTTTACTGTCTCCtttccttagtttcctttactgttggCTCAATGTACCGATTAAATAGTTTAAGTTACACCCCTGTCTCTGTCCTATTCAACTATTGCTTCCCCTCCATGTCCTTAAACTCTTAAATCTGTACTCTGGTTTCTCCACAAGTCGCAGATAAGCTTTCCCCCAGTTTATTTTCTCCCTGCTTCCTTTAGAATCTCAGAGAGTGTAATCTAGTCAACATCGTTGAATGCTTTGCCTACATGTACAAATGCTATATATACAGGCTTGCCTTTCTGTAATGTGTCTCTGGAACCAGAGTCCATCTTCCCCAGTGTCAGCCTCTTTCAGTCTTTCCATTAttctaataataatttttttcagtattttgcaaccatgtgtCAGTACTTTGCAACCATGGCTTTATTAAACAATGGTTCTGTACTATTCAAGTCTCTCAGCACTTGCCTTCTTTCGAATTGAAATTATTACTTTATTTAAGTCTAAGGGTATTTTGTTTATCTCATTTATCTTGCTcactaggtggaatagttttgtgatGGTGGGTTTTCCAAGAATCTCAATAGCTGAGAGACATTGTAGTTTACTCCTAGGACCTTGTTTTGCCTGTGTCAGATTCTTCCCAcattatcatatcttccatctcatcttctttCACTTCCTCAgctctctttgcttagaactggcttgctatctgagctcttgatacactgacagaaaaaaatcacatcatccaaaaataattagaataatgaaactttgggaatatatttgtcagtataacatatttaaatgaccaacattgcaggatcacaggttaaagtaagtctgagataagccattggaaatgtgaaatgctggtacattagtaaccggtgtaactgccagaaagttgaatgcaagcatgcaaatggaCCTGCATTGGTTGTACAGGTGTTGaatgacagtttgtgggatggacttctGTGCCTGTTGGACTTGGTAGGTCAATACAGAGTTGGTTAATTCTGTTTGTAGATGACCCTGGAGTGGTTTTCCGATGAgatcatgttggattacaacatcagtatgtgggcaagcattatcctatTGAGAAACAACACCAgcaatgctcttcatgaatggcagcactgcTGGTCAAATCACTAGGGTGATGTACAGTTTTCCAGTCAAAGTGCATGGGATAACTaagagagtgcttctgctgttgtATAAAATTGCACATCAGACAAAAACTCTAGGTGTAggtacagtgtgtctagcacacagattgGCTACAGGCCCTCAGGTGGTCTCCTCGGAACCAACACAcagcatcactggcaccgaggcagacccaactttcatcagaaaacacaacatacctccaccttgccctcctaTGAGCTCTTGCTTAACACCACTGACTTCGCGAatgtggcggtggtttggggtcagtggaacgcacactACAGGGCATGTGGCTTGGAGCTGTTCTTAAAGTAagtgatttttaacagttcgttttgtcactgtggtatcaactgctactcagattgctgctgcagatgcagtataacTCACTAGAGCCATTTGCTGAACAATACGGTCTTACCTGTCGGCAGTGCTACAAGGCCATCCAGAGCCCAATCATCTTGCGAACATATGTACTCATGACCattgctgccagcaatcgtgtacagttgctacatttctgccaagtctttctgcagcatcgtAGAAGGAACTTCTCGTTGCCCTATTATTAGACATCATTCGAACTCTGTGAGGGATTGATAATGGTGTCTGCatctttaaaggcattcttgtatAACATCAACTGACaatgtccaatctcaaaagtaactaacgctcaaaattgttacagcttgtatttaaaacaagcctgatttgcatcctcatagcggcgatactagtgccactcttatgcgactagtgcgaaatttgaatagacatcacaaTTCAAGTGCAGAAACACACTgtaaactttcatttatgtcacacaactcctccttggtgttgcgatattcttctgtcagtgtatttttgtggctgcttctcttttctccaaaggtatctgtAATTTTGCTATAAATAGCATCTATCTTTGCCATAGTCACTCATGCTTGTACAGCCTTGTATTTCTTTTCTAGCCATTCCAactttgccatttttcctcttctGTCTATCTTATTTTTAAGATATCTATATTCACTTTTGCCAACATCATTTgctgcaatttttatattttcccctttcataagTTACTTCAGAATATCATGTATTATCCAAGGATTTGTTTCAGTCAATCATTGTGTAATGATCTCTTCGAAACTCTCAACcatctctgattctttcagtttatccacatccCATCTACATATATTTCCTATCTGACTGcactttctccagttttaatcagcagttcataaacaataaattatggtcagactccacatctgtctCTAGGAATGTTAATTTAAAATTTAGTTTTCTCAGTCCTACCATAATATAAATCAGTCTAAAAACTTCtggtgtttccaggtctcttccatgtgtacaacctgctTTCAAGAGTCTTAAACTAAGTATTTGCAATGATTAAGTTAAGCACAGTGCAAAATTCCACCATATGGCTTCCCCTTTcgttcctttctcccagtccaattTATCTTGCGtgtttttccttcccttccttttcctactccatCCAGCCATTCTATTGCCCTATATCCAGACAATGCTGGGTTAGGACTGGTGTGGTACTTCTCCAGTTTTGCAGAGAACCATATCTGTTGATAGGCTATTATTACAGTGGGGTTGCCACTCCCAAAGGTGTTTTAAAGCCATTGCTCTCCTCCCCCCTTTCGGGGAGGAatcacagtcaaatgtgacatctTTTTTAAGATGTTCTCCCATCACATAACTGAGGTGGAACTAGCATGGGATTTACATAAATGGACATGAAACACTGCCGAAAATCACATCTTGGCTGGCAGGTACATCAGCCCCCATCATTAATTCGTGAGGTGGATTCAGTTTGGGGCCAGTGtgtccccatccccccctcccgcTGTCCTGGAAGTGGGCACTAAAATGCTCTCATCTATCTGGGTGTGTTCCTATTCCTATAATAGATTTTAAGCCCACATCACAATTAAATTCTTGTCTCCCTTAACAATctgagtaatttattttatctcattgtacatattttcaatatcttcatctgcagagctgtaGTAGTTGGCATATAACTTACACTTCTGTGATGGATgttggctttgtatctatcttggctgtAACAATAAtttattcactatgctgttcatagtagtttataagcattcctattttcttttctgttaataAACTTACTCCTGTATTTctcctctttgattttgtatttataaccctgtactcacctgagcagaagtgcTGTTCTTCATGCCACcacatttcactaattcccactatatataacttcaacTTGTCCATTTCCTTTTCCTACCTtcttgattaagggatctaacatttcatGCTCATATCCATAGAATATCAGTTTTGTTTTTTGTGCTGACAACATCCCAAATGGGTAAATATttcacctctgaaatattttagacaagaggatgctatcatcattaaaccatacagtaaagctgcaagcccttgGGCAAAATAACTACCATAGTTCCCCttcgctttcagccattcacaataTCACCACAGTGAGGCCATATTGGGTGGCGTTGCAAGGCTGGATAAATcattcatccacactgttgcccctgcaactactgaaaagatggTTACCCCTCTTCAGAAAACACAGTTAGTCTGACTTCTCCACAGATAGCCTTCCATTTTCGTTGCACCTATTGTTTGGCTATCAGTATCATTGAGGCGTGCTAGTCcaaccccctcctcctcctccccccccccctttcccttttgCAATGCCCATGGCTCTCAGTTTCATCAGATCCAAGACACTTATTCACTGACTTGATTTTTTTCATCACGCATAATTGGGACAGGGGACAGGGGACAGGGGAAGATATGTGACTGAAAAGAATGTAATTCTACAACAGCCCACCCTGCTTTCATGAGtaggaaataaatattaaaaaaaaaaaaaaggggtagtgaACTTAATGCAGTAACTGGAGAGTGAATTTATATTGTAAATATTCTCCACAGTCACtcttaattttgatttttcatttatggAACTTATTAGGTACAGGGGTTGTGAAGAATGTTTTCAGTTAGGATTAAGTTATAAAAGAAGTCTTTTATATCATCTAAGCTGCTCTAATTGTACCAGTAATTTTACAAGATTTTGCAGTTCTGTTTGGTTAAGTGTACATGTATTCCGAAGATTGGTAACACATTAATTGTATCAGAGTTCATCAGTCACTACTAATTTATACCCTGGTAAACCATTATAACATCTCAGTTTGTTTCTTTCTTCTGTAGGTGCTCACAAAGGCTCGTTTGCAAGACCTTGTAAAAGAATTTGATCACAATGAACAACTAGATGAAGAAGTGGAAGATGTCTTGCTTGAaattgcagatgattttgtggaatcaGCTGTAACAGCTGCATGTCTGTTAGCTAAACATAGGAAAGCTAATACAATTGAAGTTAAGGATGTTCAACTCTATTTAGGTAATTTTTTTAGACTTTTTCACAGTTACTTTTTTAATACTTTTATATTCTTCTACCATACAGATATTGTTTCATTTTAGTCATTCTTatctttttattaaaaatactttgacACTTGTAGTTCTATATCATTCCACAGATTCTTTATTTTGTGGGTGTGATTTAAGCTTACTGGACTTTGCTGCTTTGTCACTCTCACAAATTCTTTCATATATGAGCAATTAACTTCAAAAGATAACCTTGCATTCAGATAATTCATATAGTACAGGCCTATTTGAATTATCATTCATCAAGA is a window from the Schistocerca americana isolate TAMUIC-IGC-003095 chromosome X, iqSchAmer2.1, whole genome shotgun sequence genome containing:
- the LOC124556490 gene encoding transcription initiation factor TFIID subunit 12 isoform X2 is translated as MPQLGTQTKNTTPATEESGQVLTKARLQDLVKEFDHNEQLDEEVEDVLLEIADDFVESAVTAACLLAKHRKANTIEVKDVQLYLERDWNMWQPGFGMEELRPYKRTAVTEAHKQRLALIRKAVKKY
- the LOC124556490 gene encoding transcription initiation factor TFIID subunit 12 isoform X1, yielding MHDERAEDNAIACGLFTLFHHMKIDVHLIGLPHKTNVLTKARLQDLVKEFDHNEQLDEEVEDVLLEIADDFVESAVTAACLLAKHRKANTIEVKDVQLYLERDWNMWQPGFGMEELRPYKRTAVTEAHKQRLALIRKAVKKY